The Psychrobacter sp. 28M-43 genome segment CTTCAACGATAGGCAGACCAGTGATTTTGTGCCACTCTTTTGCTACGCTAGGCAATACTGACATACCACCGCCGATAGACGCTTTTAGGTTAGAAAAGTCCAAATCAGCAAAGTTATCTTTGTGTACTAAGCCATTAAACAAGGTATTTACGGCAGGGATAAACGCTGGCTTGTACTTGGCCATCTCTTTGATAAGTCCATCAAGATCGCGCGGATTCGGAATGAGTAGCGAGGCATAACCTTGATACATGCTACACATACCGCAGACCATAAATGAGAATACGTGATATAGCGGCAGTGCGGTCAAAATCACATCTCTACCATCTATATCATCATCAAATGCACTGTTCATCAGCGCGCTGACCTGTAACATGTTGGCGACTAGATTGCCATGAGACAGCATCGCGCCTTTCGCTACTCCCGTCGTACCACCAGTATATTGCAGCAAGGCCACATCGCTCAAGTTTAACTCAGGGCGTTGGTACTTACTGGCTGATTCAGCATTCAGAGCATGCTTGAAACTCACGCTATTCGGTATGCTATAAGCAGGAATCATCTTTTTAACATGACGAGCCACGAGGTTGACCACGGCTCCTTTAATCGTACCTAACATATCACCAATGGTACACAACACTACATGCTCTACCTGACCTTTGTCTTCGGCATCTTGATAGGTCTTAGCAAAGTTTTCAACGATAAATAGCGCTTTCGCACCACTGTCATGCAACTGATGTGACAGCTCACGGCTGGTGTATAGAGGATTTACATTGACCAATACCATCCCTGCACGAATGATACCCAGAGCGACCACTGGATACTGCAAGACGTTGGGCATCATTACCCCAACTTTATCGCCTGCGACCAGTCCTATTGACTGCAAATAGCTAGCAATTTGGCGACTATATAGATCTAATTGCTTAAAAGTAATCGATGAGCCCATGCAGATATAGGCAGGTTTTTGGCCATAACGGCTAAAATTACGCTCGAACACATCAAGTAGAGAGGTATTGTCTTCTGGCATCTCGATAGTAGCATCGATGCTATAGCGCTCATAAGCGCTCAGCCACGGACTATCACTGTCGATGGTCGGCATAGTAGGAAAAGCATTACTTTGATAAACGTCGTTAGTAGTATTGGCTTTATCATCAGTTGCAGCGCTATTATCTATCGTTTTTTTATTAATATTATCCGTCATAATTTTCCCTAAATGTTACTGTTAAAAACATTGAATATGCTAATGGAAACACCATTTTTTATGATTATCGCTGACAGCAGAAGCTTATGAATAAGAAATAGATAAGTATGATCGGGTTTGTCATTCATAAGCTTTGCAAATTAAATGGCGACACTAAGTCCATGATAAATAATACTACCACTCAGCACGACCAAGTCGAGAACAATATTTACTATCATGATTTCGCCTGTTGTTTTGAGCAAAACCAGTACGATTTTTTGGATAAAAACAAAAATACGTCGATGGGCACTATAGCAGTTTTAATAGATATTCTCTATTAATAGTAGCTGTCATCCGCAAA includes the following:
- a CDS encoding AMP-binding protein gives rise to the protein MTDNINKKTIDNSAATDDKANTTNDVYQSNAFPTMPTIDSDSPWLSAYERYSIDATIEMPEDNTSLLDVFERNFSRYGQKPAYICMGSSITFKQLDLYSRQIASYLQSIGLVAGDKVGVMMPNVLQYPVVALGIIRAGMVLVNVNPLYTSRELSHQLHDSGAKALFIVENFAKTYQDAEDKGQVEHVVLCTIGDMLGTIKGAVVNLVARHVKKMIPAYSIPNSVSFKHALNAESASKYQRPELNLSDVALLQYTGGTTGVAKGAMLSHGNLVANMLQVSALMNSAFDDDIDGRDVILTALPLYHVFSFMVCGMCSMYQGYASLLIPNPRDLDGLIKEMAKYKPAFIPAVNTLFNGLVHKDNFADLDFSNLKASIGGGMSVLPSVAKEWHKITGLPIVEGYGLSETSPVVAFNPMTIAEFTGKIGIPAPSTDIVLIDDDENIVAMGDRGEICVKGPQVMIGYQNRPKETAESFTASGYLKTGDIGIMDEKGFIKIVDRKKDMILVSGFNVYPNEIEEAMSEHPAVVECGAIGVPNDDRGEEPKLFVVKKGNVTEKELLEYGKKQLTGYKRPRHIQFVDELPKSNVGKILRKELRKMEGLE